The genomic stretch TGACTGCAATACAGCTACATGGAGACGAAAATCTGAATGTTTGCAGACAATTAAGAGAATTTTTACCTGATATAGAAATTATCAAGGCTTTTCGTTACCAAAATCTGAAATCTTTGCAGTTATTAGAAAATTATTTACCTTTGATAGACACCATTTTATTAGATGCTTTTCAAGAAGGTATTTATGGGGGTACAGGTAAAACTTTGAATTGGCTACAATTAAATAATTTTAGACCTTCTCGTCCTTGGTTACTAGCAGGAGGACTTGAACCAGATAATGTTATTACAGCATTACAAATAGTCCAATGTGATGGAATTGATCTTTCTAGCGGGGTGGAAATTAGCCCCGGCAATAAAGATTTGGATAAAATAAAATTATTATTAGATAACTTAAATAAATTTAAAAATCAATCCGATTTTGTTTAATAATTTAATTAAATTTATAGATATATTTTACTATCCATATACAATTAATTTTCTATTAATCTATAGAAATAAAAAGATTTTTAACTAATTGATTAGTTTTATTCTCTAATTCTTCCCAATTTAATTCACCTTGATCATCTATTAGTTTTTGATCAATTTCTACCGGGTTAATTTGTCCTTGTTGATAAGATGTAAAACAAATTTGAAAACAGAGATCCCAAAGGTTATTTTGAATCAGATAATCGCCTTTTTTTAAAGATATTATATAATCGGGAAAAGGCTCAGATATTTCTTTATAATCAACTTCCCATTTTGATAACTCTGACTCTTTACGAATATTATCTACTAGCCTAATATAAATAGGTTGTAGTAATATTTGAGCTTTTTCATATTCCAATATATTTTTAAATTTAGGTTTCATTACTATATCTTAAAATTTAGACAAATTTTTGTTGAAATATTTGATAAATAAACTTAGTTATTATGATAATTTTTTGAGTATTTCTTATCTTTATTTGCCACAAACTATAGTTATTTTTCACTTTTTCAATTTCTAAAGCTGTTAACAAAATCGTTAAAGGTATTTCTTTTAAAATTATAAATAAATTATAATTAAGTTTTATTAATATTGTATTGATATTAAATAAATATTTCTTAAACTCTATTAATTTCCATAATATATAAAAATTTAAACCACATAATATTAAGTTAAATATAATAACAAATTTAAGAGACATTAAATATTTTTATTTTAATTAAAATCTTTTTACTGATATTTCAACTTAAAAAATAAGATCGTTCCTGCTAAAACTAAAGTTATAAAATTAGCAATAATAATAGGTAATTCTCCTAATAGAAATCCATAAATTATCCAAAGTAAAACCCCTAAACAAAAACTTAAAAACATTGATAATGAAATATCTTTGGCAGATTTCGATCTCCATGTTTTAATTACTTGAGGTAAAAAAGAAATGGTGGTTAAACTACCAGCCATTAAGCCAATTATTGTCACTAATTCCATATAATTGTAATGATCATTGATCTTTTTTAGATTAAGATAAAAAATACTGAAAAATCAAAAAGTTGTTAAATTAAGTCTGTGGTAAAGGTTGAACAATGTTTACATTACCAAAAAAGTGACCAGTTTTTACCATTTTGCTCCAAAACAAGTTACTAAAATAATTGACTATATTGTTTTAGCATAATAAATAATTCAATCGAGCTTTAAAATATTACTATTTTTAAAAAGAACTTTAAGTATAATATATGGAAAACTTATGCTGTCTATGACTTTTGAAAATGTAAAATCTTTGATGATATGAATACTAAACTTGAAGTTGAAAAAGTTTCGGTCATAGTTCTGGCTTTTAATCGAAAACACCTACTATGTGGTTGTCTGGAATCACTTTTTGTTCAATGCGATTCGGGAGGAGAATTTGAAATAATCGTAGTTGACGATGGTTCCATGGATGGAACTGGAGATATGTTGAAAAATATGATGTTGAAGCATATGAATTTGCGATATATCTATCAGCCTCATCAAGGGATTCCAACAGCGAGAAATAAAGGTATTCTTCATGCTACAGGACAAATTATTGCATTTGTGGCAGATGACTATCTTCTTGAATTTGATTATGTTAAAACGATCATTGAATTCTTCAAAAAACATCAAAATGCTGTTGCTGTGAGATTCAAAGTGAATGGAGCAGATCGCAGTTTTGTCAGTAGAATTAATCATTTTTATTTTGATGCTAGTGTTAAAAAACGCCTTCGATTGGTTCCCGGCAATAGAGAGGAAATTACAATGAATCACGATCTGGATGCTTCTGGAGGAGCGGCTTTCAAGAAAATGGTTTTCGAAGAAGTAGGACTCTTTGACGAGTCTTTGCAACGTGCAGAAGACACAGATATGGCGATAAGGATGCG from Geminocystis sp. NIES-3709 encodes the following:
- a CDS encoding SemiSWEET transporter, coding for MELVTIIGLMAGSLTTISFLPQVIKTWRSKSAKDISLSMFLSFCLGVLLWIIYGFLLGELPIIIANFITLVLAGTILFFKLKYQ
- a CDS encoding phosphoribosylanthranilate isomerase — translated: MRIKICGVTLLEQAISIAELGVDTLGFICVKTSPRYIKPEDIKNIIKILPPEMSKVGVFVNENVENIITLVKETGLTAIQLHGDENLNVCRQLREFLPDIEIIKAFRYQNLKSLQLLENYLPLIDTILLDAFQEGIYGGTGKTLNWLQLNNFRPSRPWLLAGGLEPDNVITALQIVQCDGIDLSSGVEISPGNKDLDKIKLLLDNLNKFKNQSDFV
- a CDS encoding glycosyltransferase → MNTKLEVEKVSVIVLAFNRKHLLCGCLESLFVQCDSGGEFEIIVVDDGSMDGTGDMLKNMMLKHMNLRYIYQPHQGIPTARNKGILHATGQIIAFVADDYLLEFDYVKTIIEFFKKHQNAVAVRFKVNGADRSFVSRINHFYFDASVKKRLRLVPGNREEITMNHDLDASGGAAFKKMVFEEVGLFDESLQRAEDTDMAIRMRGRGLNIYYNPYHVIRHRYNPSLLDTIRKSFLTGIYRYDYYLKYSGKYFSWNGLVRSGSVSKMDALLHAYWSAKETDSLGVFVVSIPFLFVFEFVNKIGFFLSMCYQILVMISGCRLLKKKIVGGADPSCVQSKAKSTEEDGTINT